TAAGCCTCGTTTATCATATTATTTGGAAGGTGGTTCTAATGCGCGACAGATATGGGAGAAAAATGATTCTGTGCCTCGGCCTCTTCTGGCTGTCCGTCTGGACACTCGCTATTGGATTTGGCCAGTCATTTATCCAGCTTGCCGTCTTCCGTGGTATCCAGGGAATCGGCGCTGCATTGACTGTTCCATCGGCGATCGGAATCATCAGTTCCTACTTCACTGGTGTTGACCGCACTCGGGGATTGTCTATCTACGCAGCATCTGGGACACTGGGATTCTGCGTCGGCCTCATCTTCGGTGGTTTCCTCACCTCATCGCTGGGCTGGcgatatattttctatttaattgTCACCATCACAGGCTCCATCGGGGTCCTAGGCGCCATCGTCCTCCCCAAAGACGACTTGGctgggaaggaaaagccCAAGATGGATTACTTTGGAGCCCTGCTGTCTACAGCTGGCCTCATCCTGCTTCAATTTGTGCTTTCAAGTGGGGGTGATTACGGCTGGGGCACCCCATTCATCATCGTTCTGCTCATTCTCGCGGTCGCCCTTCTGGTCGCTTTTACCTTCCTTGAATGGTACATTTCCTATCCGATCATGCCCTTAGATCTGTGGAAAATCCCCAATTTCGCAGGTCTTTGGATTGCAGGATTTAGTAAGTTTTCCCAAAGGCCAATGACCTCGGTCACTGCTAACAATGATTAAGCCTGCTACGGCAGCTATCAAAATGTCATCTACTACATTGTCCTGATGGCACAACAGGTGGACAATCTGTCCGCCGGCGAGACAGCCCTTCGGTTCTTGCCTATGGGCGTCATTGGATTCATTGCCTCCATGGGAACAGGAAAGGCTCTCGAATATGTGAACGGGAAATACACTCTTATTGCCGGGCTGGTCCTGACGGTGTTAGCCCCCGTTCCAAGTGCATTGACCGCGACAGACTCAGAGCCAGACTTGTACGTACCCCAAAGACCTCCCACTACAATGAAAGCCACTAACAATGACAGCTGGGTTAATGTTCTTCCTACATCCCTTATCAGTATTACAGCCGTATCGCTCATCTTCGTGACAACGAGCACCACAATCCTGACAACAGTCCCAGTTAACGTCAAGAGTTTATGTGGTGGAATGGTAAGCCCTCTGCTTCATCTCCCTATCCAACAATAATACTAACTCACACCCCAGCTAAACACAGCCTTTCAAATCGGCTCTGGTGTCGCCCTTGCCATCTCTGCCGCAGTCACAGAAGCAGTCGATATAAAAAAAGGTCACGGCCTTGCCCAGCAGTATTCCACCGGTCTATGGTGCTCTGCCGGACTAGCAGCTCTAGGTCTCGTCATTGCGATGATCTCCGTTCGCAGACGAGGCATCGGACCGGGCGATAGGAACGATACGCTAGTTGCGATTTAAGGATATTTTCAGCGATATAGACATAGACTATTGGTTGGATTTTGGTTTTTTACTATTTTGTTAACGACGACATTACGACGGAAAAGTTTTATATCTTCTTTGCATGGCTTGCTTCACATGGGTTTGGGTATAGACGGGCTATAGAATGGCGAAATAGACACGCATATGCTTTTTGTTAGGGTTAATTGTTCAGGAAAAATCTGTTTTGGCCCACTTCGCCCGTGCGAAAATTTATTTTACGCTGCGATGGAGGGAATCCACCTCGCGGGTTTCTTATCTCCCCAGAAAAGTGTGTTTTTCGTTCCCATTTctgacttcttttccctccatACATGTAACAGGTTAAAGGTTATGGGAAGAGTGCGATGTGGTGTGTCTGTCTATTTCCCTGTTGCTCTATGGACGTTTATGGCTTAACCCAGCTCAGGGTAGAGTGAAGAGAGCCACTCGCAGGGTTCCTTTGTACAAACAAGAGATAGTAACTAGCTGAATCCTAGCCAACATGTTTCACTCCGCATCTCCCCAAGGCCAAATATCGAGCGAATGAAAACCACAAAGCCTAGGAGAACTAGGTACGAATGCGTGATGTGAATCATGTGATAGGATCAATCCAGTGGAATAGGTTGTATCGGCCGACAACCAAGCATCACTCCTATCATGCTTGACGCCCTCTGTGACTACCTCTCCGAAAGGCCTGGCCTATACGTCGAAGAGAATCCTATCTTCCTATGGGACGAGTTCAACATTTTGCCACCATCATCTAACATCAAACGTGCTCTTTCGCGGGCTGACtagacaaaaaagaaagcccaACAAAAGTCCAAACAACAGACCTCACAGCCACGAGATTTCTACCAACATAAGCTGCCTGAATTTGAGTCATATCATCTCTTGTTTGTCGGTGAGTCTAGATGTGATAAAATGAATGGATTAAGGTTAACTAGCTGGTCACCATTCGGCGTGACCACTGTCCGGGTGTCGAAATTTCATCGTTCTTAGTTGTATCGATACAAGTCTCTGGAGGCATGGTCactttcctcctccatcccttACTTGCTTCACTGCAGATGGTCTCCGTTGCTCTGAGTATCCATTTACGATCAAGGTGATAGGCGAGGCTTGAcattaagatttttttcgTAATCACTATCTCTTATCGCCGTGTGGCAGCTTCGGGGCTTTATTTGGCATCAGGCATTCCTGGCTAACGCTATAGAGTTCAGGCTTGTCCAGGGATTCGATCAGTcgatatagtatattaaagtGTATAACGCTTGTTTCAGTTCATCTTTCTAGAATCCAGGTGTCTGAACTCTGGGCGATCTCAGAATCTGAGtagtctttctttctcgcaTCAAAGATCGTCAGTCAGTCAAAGTCCACAACCACCTTACCGAAGTGGCTTCCCTGCTGGAAGTAATCATATGCCTCTTTGAGTTCATGGAACTTGAATGAAAGACCGTCAATCTGTGGCTTAAGATGGCTTACTTCGATGGCAGCATTCATATCCTCTTGAAGCTGCCTGTTGCCCACCAAAATTCTTCGAACAGTCGCTAGCACCGAGCTGTGAGAGCTGCCAGCCCCTCTTTCAGagtctcctcttctcccaatGGTCGCGATGCATCCATTGTTAGCAACAGCCTGGGAAGATTGGACCATGGTATTGGCAATCTCGACCACAAAATCAGCTCCTCTCTTTCGGTGCGATTGGCTCTTGGCCGTCTGACCCCATTCACTATCCTCGGCATAATTTATGATCACATCTGCGCCTAGATCTCGCAGCTTCGCACCCTTTTCCGCATTGCTAGTTGTCGAGATGACTTGTGCGCCCCCGAGCTTCGCGAACTGGAGAGCAAATATGCTAACACCACCGCTGCCTTGCGTTAGAACCACATCACCCGGCTTCAACTTTCTAGGGCCACCATAAAGGGCATTCCAAGCTGTGAGTGCAGCACAAGGTAGAGTTGCAGCTTCACGATAAGACAAGGTTGACGGAATTTCGACGCAACCATGCTCGTTGAAGACACCGTACTCGCAAAATACCCCGTCATAAGTTCCGCCTAGCTGATGTTGAATGTCCGTATCCTTCACAGAACCATATAGGTGGGTCAAATGAAAGATCGGTGACACCCGCTGGCCAGTAGAAAATCTGGTCACCTTTGGGCCAACTTTGACAATTTCACCCGCAGCATCAGAGCTTTGTCACTAGTCAGTACCCCCTTTGATTAGAGACGAAATAGCTCAAAAGTCTAAGTACTCACCCTGGAATTACTCTGTCCTTAGTTTTGATATAATATTGTCCCTGTATCTCGATGTCAGTCAGGTTGCTTCAATTCTCGGTATACCCAGCGTATTGGAAGACCTATGCGATCTCACATTTGCAATCATGAT
The sequence above is a segment of the Aspergillus flavus chromosome 4, complete sequence genome. Coding sequences within it:
- a CDS encoding permease of the major facilitator superfamily, with translation MIKIDFGFRSRSQDGEGEGWFGKLPQFTVISRPGSSLGHSTPSSGLATPTEEKGLTTLQPCPEIGRLASWRGALILLVTSGSQFLDNVFMTSSNIALSSIQEEFGVSSTELQWMISAYTLTFGGFLLLAGVLSDRYGRKMILCLGLFWLSVWTLAIGFGQSFIQLAVFRGIQGIGAALTVPSAIGIISSYFTGVDRTRGLSIYAASGTLGFCVGLIFGGFLTSSLGWRYIFYLIVTITGSIGVLGAIVLPKDDLAGKEKPKMDYFGALLSTAGLILLQFVLSSGGDYGWGTPFIIVLLILAVALLVAFTFLEWYISYPIMPLDLWKIPNFAGLWIAGFTCYGSYQNVIYYIVLMAQQVDNLSAGETALRFLPMGVIGFIASMGTGKALEYVNGKYTLIAGLVLTVLAPVPSALTATDSEPDLYVPQRPPTTMKATNNDSWVNVLPTSLISITAVSLIFVTTSTTILTTVPVNVKSLCGGMLNTAFQIGSGVALAISAAVTEAVDIKKGHGLAQQYSTGLWCSAGLAALGLVIAMISVRRRGIGPGDRNDTLVAI